Proteins from one Candidatus Hydrogenedens sp. genomic window:
- a CDS encoding neutral/alkaline non-lysosomal ceramidase N-terminal domain-containing protein, whose amino-acid sequence MARLKKILLVIIVVILLLVGTFLLVIGPWPVYRTTDFKSARYYQKSIDELQASARKTHISDSPGLLKAGWSSQIITPPIGTPLGGYSARNGKPSTGVHDELYAKAIALSDGEDTVVIVGTDLLLVPPNIAEKVRQQVGQKTPLTSEQLYFTASHTHCGPGAWAPGVAGKITGGKYNPAVVEHLAKYIAEAIIEAYNKMEPAKIATGNVDAGDFIRNRTRKEPVDSDLNFMVVEQNSGNRCYVVRFSAHPTNYDDDMMQFSAEYPGALQRFIEHQPKTTAIYLGGALGSSGPRAPDAPDAESRVLAMGNQLGQLVLDNSQSLTFEDHVEVASFAFLVYMPPFQVRPVSIKWRLSPLAGKIMGVPPYGWFQACRVGDVLLVGLPFDFSGEISRVWKMTAGTMDIDLWTTSFSGAYCGYLSPDRYYWQEPLNYETGLMSWFGPSCEAFMKDLFEKSMLTLFPNIKQAGL is encoded by the coding sequence ATGGCACGATTAAAGAAAATTTTGTTGGTTATTATTGTTGTTATTTTGCTTTTGGTAGGCACTTTCTTATTGGTGATAGGACCGTGGCCAGTGTATCGGACTACGGACTTTAAGTCGGCACGTTATTACCAGAAAAGTATAGACGAATTGCAAGCATCTGCGAGAAAAACGCATATTTCGGATTCTCCTGGTCTTTTGAAGGCTGGTTGGTCAAGCCAGATAATAACACCACCTATTGGCACACCGCTTGGTGGATATTCTGCACGGAATGGAAAACCTTCCACAGGTGTGCATGATGAATTGTATGCTAAAGCCATTGCTTTAAGTGATGGTGAGGATACTGTTGTTATTGTTGGTACAGATTTATTGTTGGTTCCTCCGAATATTGCGGAGAAAGTGCGTCAGCAGGTTGGTCAAAAAACGCCACTTACATCGGAACAGTTATACTTTACTGCGAGTCATACGCATTGTGGACCTGGAGCATGGGCACCTGGTGTTGCAGGGAAAATTACGGGTGGTAAATATAACCCTGCAGTTGTGGAGCACCTTGCTAAATATATTGCGGAAGCGATTATTGAAGCTTATAACAAGATGGAACCTGCAAAAATTGCGACAGGTAACGTGGATGCTGGTGATTTTATTCGTAACCGCACACGAAAAGAACCCGTTGATTCAGATCTGAATTTTATGGTAGTAGAACAGAATAGTGGAAATCGCTGTTACGTGGTTCGTTTTTCAGCACATCCAACGAATTATGATGATGACATGATGCAATTTAGTGCTGAATATCCTGGTGCTCTTCAACGTTTTATAGAGCATCAACCGAAAACGACAGCCATTTATTTAGGAGGTGCTTTAGGTTCAAGTGGGCCGAGGGCTCCGGATGCTCCGGATGCAGAGTCGAGGGTTTTAGCTATGGGGAATCAATTGGGACAACTTGTGTTGGATAATTCTCAATCTTTAACATTTGAAGACCATGTTGAAGTTGCTTCTTTTGCTTTTCTTGTGTATATGCCTCCGTTCCAAGTACGACCTGTAAGTATAAAATGGCGATTATCTCCTCTGGCTGGTAAGATTATGGGAGTACCTCCTTATGGTTGGTTCCAGGCGTGTAGGGTTGGGGATGTTCTTTTAGTCGGCTTGCCGTTTGATTTTAGTGGTGAAATTAGTCGAGTATGGAAAATGACTGCGGGCACAATGGACATAGACCTCTGGACTACGAGTTTTTCTGGGGCTTATTGTGGATACCTCTCTCCAGACCGTTATTACTGGCAAGAACCTTTGAATTACGAGACAGGGTTGATGAGCTGGTTTGGTCCATCGTGTGAGGCTTTTATGAAAGACCTCTTTGAAAAAAGTATGCTTACCCTATTTCCTAATATAAAACAAGCGGGTTTGTAA